The proteins below come from a single Micromonospora citrea genomic window:
- a CDS encoding gamma-glutamyltransferase family protein translates to MAYPRQPLFAPHGAVATSQPLAAAAGLAVLRRGGNAVDAALATAITLTVVQPPSNDIGGDLFAIVWDGERLHGLNASGRSPAALTRERVLAATGGRGAAPVEALGGAQSAGPAMPARGWLPVTVPGAPAGWRDLHDRFGSLPFAELFADAVGYAEHGHPVSTGVAATWSRAMAGHAGLTGEEYAEFGRVFAPGGRAPRAGERWRNPDAARTLRRIAETGAEDFYSGGIAEALDAHSARTGGLLTGDDLARHTSTWVTPVSARYRDHEVWELPPNGQGLAALLALHILDGSDLAALPLAERLHRQIEAVKLGFADAHAHVADPERVPVPTEALLSPGYAASRRALITGRAGVPTAGDPERGGTVYLCTADPGGMMVSLIQSTYLAFGSHVVLPGHGFALQNRGLGFRLDPAHPNAVGPGRRPFHTIIPGFLTRDGRPVGPFGVMGGHMQPQGHVQLVSATLDGGLDPQAALDAPRWYWHAGRSVLVEPELVGTAEGRSAVAELRARGHEVAVAAEPAVFGYGQAIWRLPEGGYVGGSESRVDGGMGGW, encoded by the coding sequence ATGGCGTACCCCCGACAGCCGCTCTTCGCGCCGCACGGCGCGGTGGCGACGAGCCAGCCGCTGGCCGCGGCGGCCGGCCTGGCGGTGCTGCGACGCGGCGGCAACGCCGTCGACGCCGCGCTGGCCACCGCGATCACCCTCACCGTGGTGCAGCCCCCGTCCAACGACATCGGCGGCGACCTGTTCGCGATCGTCTGGGACGGCGAGCGGCTGCACGGCCTCAACGCCTCCGGCCGGTCCCCGGCGGCGCTCACCCGCGAGCGGGTGCTCGCCGCGACCGGCGGGCGCGGCGCGGCCCCGGTCGAGGCGCTCGGCGGGGCGCAGTCGGCGGGGCCGGCGATGCCCGCGCGGGGTTGGCTGCCGGTGACCGTGCCCGGCGCGCCGGCCGGCTGGCGGGACCTGCACGACCGGTTCGGCTCGTTGCCCTTCGCGGAGCTCTTCGCCGACGCGGTCGGGTACGCCGAGCACGGCCATCCCGTCTCCACCGGCGTGGCGGCGACCTGGTCCCGCGCGATGGCCGGGCACGCCGGTCTGACCGGCGAGGAGTACGCCGAGTTCGGCCGGGTGTTCGCGCCCGGCGGCCGGGCGCCCCGGGCGGGGGAGCGGTGGCGCAACCCGGACGCGGCGCGGACCCTGCGGCGGATCGCGGAGACCGGCGCGGAGGACTTCTACTCCGGCGGCATCGCCGAGGCCCTCGACGCGCACTCGGCCCGCACCGGCGGCCTCCTCACCGGCGACGACCTGGCCCGGCACACCTCCACCTGGGTGACCCCGGTGTCCGCGCGCTACCGGGACCACGAGGTGTGGGAGCTGCCGCCCAACGGGCAGGGCCTGGCGGCGCTGCTGGCCCTGCACATCCTGGACGGGTCTGATCTGGCGGCGCTGCCCCTCGCCGAGCGGCTGCACCGGCAGATCGAGGCGGTGAAGCTCGGCTTCGCCGACGCGCACGCCCACGTCGCCGACCCGGAGCGGGTGCCGGTGCCGACGGAGGCGCTGCTCTCACCCGGGTACGCCGCGTCCCGGCGGGCGCTGATCACCGGCCGGGCCGGGGTGCCGACCGCCGGCGACCCGGAGCGCGGGGGCACCGTCTACCTGTGCACCGCCGACCCCGGCGGCATGATGGTCAGCCTGATCCAGTCGACCTACCTGGCCTTCGGCTCGCACGTGGTGCTGCCCGGGCACGGCTTCGCCCTGCAGAACCGGGGGCTGGGGTTCCGTCTCGACCCGGCGCACCCGAACGCCGTCGGGCCGGGGCGGCGGCCGTTCCACACGATCATCCCGGGCTTCCTGACCCGGGACGGCCGGCCCGTCGGGCCGTTCGGCGTGATGGGCGGCCACATGCAGCCGCAGGGGCACGTGCAGCTCGTCTCCGCGACCCTCGACGGCGGGCTCGACCCGCAGGCCGCGCTGGACGCGCCGCGCTGGTACTGGCACGCCGGGCGGTCGGTGCTGGTGGAGCCGGAACTGGTCGGCACCGCCGAGGGCCGGTCCGCGGTCGCCGAGCTGCGGGCCCGGGGTCACGAGGTCGCCGTCGCGGCGGAGCCGGCGGTCTTCGGGTACGGGCAGGCGATCTGGCGGCTGCCGGAGGGTGGATACGTCGGCGGCTCCGAGTCCCGGGTCGACGGCGGCATGGGCGGCTGGTGA